A single Halarcobacter anaerophilus DNA region contains:
- a CDS encoding primosomal protein N' yields the protein MNYYEVAILKSPLSFLTYESQEDLNIGDKVLVSLRNRKNLCDAVIIKEVEKPTFKCIEISECLPFYFDKKMIEIATFISQYYVCSLGEALSVFTPFKKQDESKEESAAFDSAIVLSKEQEEAYKFCEEKKQALLFANTGSGKTEIYIKTIEEILNKGANAILLMPEISLTPQMQNRLEKVFKKSVAIWHSKVSKKRKNEILEGIYNGEIKLIAGARSALFLPFKNLQLIIVDEEHDESYKSDSKPRYNAKDLSLYIAKKYDMRLILGSATASIGSFYKVPFYRLKKTFFETKKSIFFDDSSLELSPKIINKISNTLAHQNQVIVFLPTRANFKYQICTSCGKSVECPYCSVSMSLHKNDLALKCHYCGYTQQIPETCPSCHNGVIHNLRVGTAEIEEKLKELFPEKIVKRFDRDEIKTDAKLKSVLNDFNNNKIDILVGTQMLSKGHDYHNVKLAVVLGIDSVLNMNSYKSRERALSLLIQIAGRSGRKGEGEVIVQTQNQEFFDYYLNESDYEDFLNGELEFREGLYPPYVKMAKVLFAHTNGLKVKDEMDKYVKLLKQNKDIEVVGFGQSAIFKLANKYRYEIILRSSHIKALLTALHKIDSPMAAIDMDTNF from the coding sequence ATGAATTATTATGAAGTAGCTATATTAAAATCTCCTTTGAGTTTTTTAACTTATGAAAGCCAAGAAGATCTTAATATAGGCGATAAAGTTTTAGTCTCTTTACGAAATAGAAAAAATCTATGCGATGCGGTTATTATAAAAGAGGTTGAAAAACCGACTTTTAAATGTATAGAAATCTCTGAATGTCTGCCTTTTTATTTTGATAAGAAAATGATTGAAATTGCAACTTTTATATCTCAATATTATGTCTGTTCTTTAGGTGAAGCTTTATCTGTGTTTACCCCTTTTAAAAAACAAGATGAATCAAAAGAAGAGAGTGCAGCCTTTGATTCAGCTATTGTTTTATCTAAAGAACAAGAAGAAGCTTACAAGTTTTGTGAAGAAAAAAAACAGGCTCTGCTTTTTGCAAATACAGGAAGCGGAAAAACTGAAATATATATAAAAACAATAGAAGAAATTTTAAATAAAGGTGCAAATGCTATACTTTTGATGCCTGAAATCTCTCTTACTCCTCAAATGCAAAACAGATTAGAAAAAGTTTTTAAAAAAAGTGTTGCAATTTGGCACTCTAAAGTATCGAAAAAAAGAAAAAACGAGATTTTAGAAGGTATTTACAACGGTGAGATTAAACTTATTGCAGGAGCCAGATCGGCACTTTTTTTACCTTTTAAAAATTTGCAGCTGATTATAGTAGATGAAGAGCATGACGAATCATATAAAAGTGACAGTAAACCAAGATACAATGCAAAAGATCTCTCTTTGTATATTGCAAAAAAATATGATATGAGACTTATTTTAGGAAGTGCAACGGCATCTATAGGCTCTTTTTACAAAGTTCCTTTTTATAGATTAAAAAAGACTTTTTTTGAGACGAAAAAGAGTATTTTTTTCGATGACTCCTCTTTGGAGTTGTCCCCTAAAATCATAAATAAAATTTCAAATACTTTAGCACATCAAAATCAAGTAATTGTTTTTTTGCCTACAAGAGCAAACTTTAAATATCAAATCTGTACAAGCTGCGGTAAATCAGTAGAGTGTCCTTATTGTTCCGTATCAATGAGTCTGCATAAAAATGATTTGGCTTTAAAATGCCATTATTGCGGATATACGCAACAAATTCCTGAAACCTGTCCTTCTTGTCACAACGGAGTAATACATAATCTAAGAGTCGGAACGGCAGAGATTGAAGAAAAACTAAAAGAGTTGTTTCCTGAAAAGATTGTAAAAAGATTCGATAGAGATGAGATAAAAACAGATGCAAAATTAAAATCTGTATTAAATGATTTTAATAATAATAAAATCGATATTTTAGTGGGTACGCAAATGCTTTCTAAAGGTCATGATTATCATAATGTAAAACTTGCCGTAGTTTTAGGAATAGATTCCGTTTTAAATATGAACTCCTATAAATCAAGAGAAAGAGCTTTGTCTTTACTTATACAAATTGCGGGAAGAAGCGGAAGAAAAGGAGAGGGCGAAGTTATCGTCCAAACTCAAAATCAAGAGTTTTTTGATTATTACTTAAATGAGAGTGATTATGAAGACTTTTTAAACGGAGAATTAGAGTTTAGAGAAGGTCTTTATCCTCCTTACGTAAAGATGGCAAAAGTTTTGTTTGCCCACACAAACGGTTTAAAAGTAAAAGATGAGATGGATAAATACGTAAAGTTGTTAAAACAAAACAAAGATATTGAAGTAGTAGGTTTCGGACAAAGTGCAATATTCAAACTGGCAAACAAATACAGATATGAAATAATTCTTCGTTCTTCCCATATCAAAGCTTTGTTAACGGCACTTCATAAGATAGATTCGCCGATGGCTGCCATTGATATGGATACGAATTTCTAA
- a CDS encoding branched-chain amino acid ABC transporter permease, translated as MFTKQRLINLSIIIAAIWFTWFAQNHFDEYTVRIINNVAIFIILAVSYNLINGVTGQFSLEPNGFVAIGAYVTAILTVDAEGMLYQYDLEDPAQWVLALQADFVWALLFSGIISALLALSLAFPVFRVRGDYLAIVTLGFGFIIRIITINVPAVTNGSLGINDIPEHSNLYWTCGAAIIAVVVILNVIYSKYGRAMKAVRDDEDAATAMGINTFKTKTLAFSTSAFFEGVGGGLLAALLTSISPDLFTFLLTFQLLIIIVLGGLGSTTGAIIGTILVMAGLEWMRFLDEPMNLFGYQTEGLPGMRMVVFSLILIVVMLFAREGLMGKKELFELKIFKKKKADK; from the coding sequence ATATTTACAAAACAAAGATTAATAAACTTATCAATAATAATTGCGGCAATTTGGTTTACATGGTTTGCACAAAATCATTTTGATGAATATACTGTTAGAATTATAAACAATGTTGCAATTTTTATTATTTTGGCAGTTTCATACAATCTGATAAACGGAGTTACAGGGCAGTTTTCATTGGAACCAAACGGTTTTGTGGCAATAGGAGCTTATGTTACGGCAATATTAACCGTAGATGCAGAAGGAATGTTATATCAATATGATTTGGAAGATCCTGCTCAATGGGTATTGGCATTGCAAGCGGATTTTGTTTGGGCTTTACTTTTTTCGGGAATAATTTCTGCTTTATTGGCTCTTTCTTTAGCTTTCCCCGTATTTAGAGTAAGAGGGGATTATCTTGCTATCGTTACTCTTGGTTTTGGTTTTATTATTAGAATAATAACAATCAATGTTCCTGCTGTTACAAACGGATCTTTAGGGATAAATGATATTCCCGAACATTCAAATCTCTATTGGACTTGCGGTGCCGCAATAATTGCGGTTGTAGTGATATTAAATGTTATATATTCAAAATACGGAAGAGCAATGAAAGCTGTAAGAGACGATGAAGATGCGGCTACAGCAATGGGTATTAATACTTTTAAAACAAAAACTCTTGCCTTTTCGACTTCTGCATTTTTTGAAGGTGTAGGAGGTGGTTTGTTAGCTGCACTATTAACTTCGATTTCACCTGATTTATTTACGTTTTTATTAACTTTCCAACTTCTTATTATAATAGTTCTTGGAGGTTTAGGAAGTACTACAGGAGCAATAATAGGTACGATTTTAGTTATGGCAGGACTTGAATGGATGAGATTCTTAGATGAACCGATGAATCTTTTCGGGTATCAAACAGAAGGCTTACCTGGTATGAGAATGGTTGTTTTTTCACTTATTTTAATTGTCGTAATGCTATTTGCCAGAGAAGGACTAATGGGTAAAAAAGAGCTATTTGAATTGAAAATTTTTAAGAAAAAAAAGGCAGATAAATGA
- a CDS encoding ABC transporter ATP-binding protein has protein sequence MILEVCNITKKFGGVTAINNTSFHVKAKEIYGLIGPNGAGKTTLFNIITGNYEPTEGMVKFHGQRIDGIKPYKIVHRGIARTFQNIRLFNSMTVLDNILIGFDYQAEYSYLEAILRLPRFFKEEKRIKKRAFEIMDVLGIKKYAQEMATSLSYGQQRKVEIARALAASPQLLLLDEPAAGMNPHETEELANLFFKIRDEFDVTILLIEHDMKFVNKLCDRVMVLDYGKTIFEGDIKDAINDQEVIKAYLGDFKHA, from the coding sequence ATGATTTTAGAGGTTTGTAATATTACTAAAAAATTCGGTGGAGTCACTGCTATTAATAATACCTCTTTTCATGTAAAAGCAAAAGAGATTTACGGTCTAATTGGTCCAAACGGTGCAGGGAAAACAACTCTTTTTAATATAATAACGGGAAACTATGAACCCACAGAAGGAATGGTAAAGTTTCACGGACAAAGAATAGACGGAATTAAACCTTATAAAATCGTACATAGAGGAATTGCAAGAACTTTTCAAAATATTAGATTGTTTAATTCAATGACCGTATTAGATAATATTTTAATAGGCTTTGATTATCAAGCTGAATATTCATATTTAGAAGCAATTTTAAGACTTCCTAGATTTTTTAAAGAAGAGAAAAGAATCAAAAAAAGAGCTTTTGAAATAATGGATGTTTTAGGAATCAAAAAATATGCACAAGAGATGGCAACTTCATTATCTTACGGTCAGCAAAGAAAAGTTGAAATAGCAAGAGCCTTGGCTGCTTCTCCTCAACTTCTTCTTTTAGATGAACCAGCAGCTGGTATGAATCCCCATGAAACTGAAGAGTTGGCAAATCTGTTTTTTAAAATAAGAGATGAGTTTGACGTAACTATTCTTTTAATAGAACATGATATGAAATTTGTAAATAAACTTTGCGATAGAGTTATGGTTTTAGATTACGGAAAAACTATTTTTGAAGGTGATATTAAAGATGCAATTAATGATCAAGAGGTAATAAAAGCCTATCTGGGAGATTTTAAACATGCTTAA
- a CDS encoding TerB family tellurite resistance protein, which produces MKLEAREKFSFLQLAHYLARIDNDYGEKEREIILEYCAEMGIENDEDFDIEEFSLEGTLKDFKSDKSKKIVILELMILIHADDKFDLKERELISKINDSFKLSSENLEFCSQWGKGVAALYSQGKLFINGE; this is translated from the coding sequence ATGAAACTCGAGGCAAGAGAAAAATTCTCTTTTTTACAACTTGCTCACTATTTGGCAAGAATTGATAATGATTACGGTGAAAAAGAGAGGGAAATTATTTTAGAATATTGTGCCGAGATGGGTATAGAAAATGACGAAGATTTTGATATTGAAGAGTTTTCTTTAGAAGGAACATTAAAAGATTTTAAGTCTGACAAAAGTAAAAAAATAGTAATACTAGAGTTAATGATACTAATTCATGCTGATGATAAATTTGATTTAAAAGAGAGAGAATTAATCTCAAAAATAAATGACTCTTTTAAATTATCTTCCGAAAATTTGGAGTTTTGTTCACAATGGGGAAAAGGTGTTGCAGCCCTTTATTCTCAGGGAAAACTCTTTATTAACGGTGAATAA
- the hypA gene encoding hydrogenase maturation nickel metallochaperone HypA, translated as MHEYSIVQSLLDSCEEHAKQNDSTKVTKVVVKIGVLSGVEPDLLQTAFDTFKEKTVCDGAEFIINHQKVVISCLSCGKESTLEKNEFCCPSCNSNKIKVIDGEDMFLMSLEME; from the coding sequence ATGCACGAATATAGTATTGTTCAATCTTTATTAGATAGTTGTGAAGAACACGCAAAACAAAATGATTCTACAAAAGTTACGAAAGTAGTTGTTAAAATCGGAGTTTTAAGCGGAGTTGAGCCTGATTTACTTCAAACAGCATTTGATACATTTAAAGAAAAAACTGTTTGTGATGGTGCCGAATTTATAATAAACCATCAAAAAGTGGTTATCAGCTGTCTCTCCTGCGGTAAAGAATCCACTTTGGAAAAAAATGAATTTTGCTGCCCTTCGTGTAACTCAAACAAAATAAAAGTAATCGACGGAGAAGATATGTTTTTAATGAGCTTGGAGATGGAATAA
- a CDS encoding ABC transporter ATP-binding protein: protein MLKVKNLEVFYGLIKAVKGIDFNVQAGQIVSLIGSNGAGKTSTLQSIVNDVKKKGKIIFNDVDISHHKTHKIVKEGISLVPEGRRVFQNLTIEENLRMGAFNNDDIYEEYQERMFKLFPRLIDKKGQLGGTMSGGEQQMLAIARALMSSPKLLMLDEPSLGLAPKIVGELFDTIVRLKEEGFTILLVEQNAFAALEISDYAYVLENGKVALEDEASKLIDSDEIRKKYLGA from the coding sequence ATGCTTAAAGTAAAAAATTTAGAAGTATTTTACGGACTTATAAAAGCCGTAAAAGGTATTGATTTTAACGTTCAAGCAGGTCAGATAGTATCTTTAATCGGTTCAAACGGAGCAGGAAAAACATCAACCTTGCAATCAATTGTAAATGACGTAAAGAAAAAAGGGAAAATAATTTTTAATGATGTTGATATTTCTCATCATAAAACTCATAAAATAGTAAAAGAGGGTATCTCTTTAGTTCCTGAGGGAAGAAGAGTTTTTCAAAATCTGACAATAGAAGAAAACCTTAGAATGGGTGCTTTTAACAATGATGATATTTATGAAGAGTATCAAGAAAGAATGTTCAAACTTTTTCCTAGACTTATAGACAAAAAAGGGCAGTTAGGCGGAACTATGAGCGGAGGTGAGCAACAAATGCTTGCTATTGCAAGAGCTTTAATGTCTTCTCCGAAACTTCTTATGCTTGACGAACCCTCTTTAGGTTTGGCTCCTAAAATCGTGGGAGAACTTTTTGATACGATAGTAAGATTAAAAGAGGAAGGATTTACTATTCTTTTAGTAGAGCAAAATGCTTTTGCCGCACTTGAAATTTCAGATTATGCTTATGTTCTAGAAAACGGTAAAGTAGCTTTGGAAGATGAAGCCTCTAAATTAATAGATTCTGATGAGATAAGAAAAAAATATTTAGGAGCTTAA
- the zapB gene encoding cell division protein ZapB, whose amino-acid sequence MEIIEKLNMKIDKLIYEYELLKKENDNLRQDLDNLKNKNDELERNNQDMLLRIDSTLTFVEAKNIGK is encoded by the coding sequence ATGGAAATCATTGAAAAATTAAATATGAAAATTGATAAATTAATATATGAATATGAGCTCTTGAAAAAAGAGAATGACAACTTACGTCAAGACTTAGATAATTTAAAAAATAAAAATGATGAATTAGAGAGAAACAATCAAGATATGCTTTTAAGAATTGATAGTACACTAACTTTCGTTGAGGCAAAAAATATTGGAAAATAA
- a CDS encoding type II secretion system protein: MKKAFSLLEIIFVILLISILALFVISKVEDSLEFGNKAKIKSEIALIRNAIVKKLTSNRLLNINETIKLDNASLEIENSNLFENILDFSLLSTTTQKKDSAKWIKNSSNGYKIYINKEQFLQFSFKNNTFLCESSKELCESFE, from the coding sequence ATGAAAAAAGCCTTTTCCTTACTTGAAATAATCTTTGTTATTCTGCTTATTTCAATTTTGGCTCTTTTTGTTATTTCAAAAGTAGAAGATAGTTTGGAATTTGGGAATAAAGCAAAAATTAAATCGGAAATAGCCTTAATAAGAAATGCAATAGTTAAAAAACTTACTTCAAACAGGCTTTTAAATATTAATGAAACAATAAAATTGGATAATGCATCTTTAGAGATTGAAAACAGTAATCTTTTTGAAAATATTTTAGATTTCTCTTTACTTTCGACTACAACGCAAAAAAAAGATTCGGCAAAATGGATTAAAAACTCTTCGAATGGATATAAAATTTATATAAATAAAGAACAATTTTTACAGTTTAGTTTTAAAAATAATACTTTCTTATGTGAAAGCAGTAAAGAGTTATGCGAGAGTTTTGAATGA
- a CDS encoding ABC transporter substrate-binding protein — protein sequence MKKLISLAVASALTCGVALAKEIKVGALMPMTGTIAAYGQTANLGVELANKLQPKLKNGDTIKLVLLDNKGDKVETANGTTRLISSDKVVAILGPLTSSNTAQAISIAEKKHVPIVAPVATNDKLTTKREYANRVCFTDSFQGEVVANYAISQGYKSAVLLVDQAQVYSLGLAKAFQKAFKDKGGKLLKKIKITSGDKDFKAVVSQIKQLNPDFLFLPLYHPEASMIARQSKQLGLTKPMFSGDGVANQTFIDLGGDAVEGYMFTDFFDSTNPPSQTSADFVAFHEKETGKKEVNSFTALGADSYNILIDAMNRCEDPTDSVCVNKEIKKTKDFDGVSGKISIDKNGNAIRSAVIKEIKSGKAGYKATVNP from the coding sequence ATGAAGAAATTAATTAGTTTAGCAGTTGCTTCAGCATTAACTTGTGGGGTAGCTCTAGCAAAAGAGATTAAAGTCGGTGCATTAATGCCAATGACAGGTACCATTGCTGCATACGGACAAACTGCTAATTTAGGAGTTGAATTAGCAAACAAACTACAACCGAAACTTAAAAACGGAGATACTATAAAATTAGTATTATTAGATAATAAAGGGGATAAAGTAGAGACTGCAAACGGTACGACAAGACTTATCTCATCTGATAAAGTTGTTGCTATTTTAGGACCTTTAACTTCTTCAAACACAGCTCAAGCAATCTCAATTGCAGAGAAAAAACATGTTCCTATTGTTGCACCTGTTGCTACAAATGACAAACTGACTACAAAAAGAGAGTATGCAAATAGAGTTTGTTTTACTGACTCTTTCCAAGGTGAAGTAGTTGCAAATTATGCAATTTCTCAAGGGTATAAAAGTGCAGTTTTATTAGTAGATCAAGCACAAGTTTACTCTTTAGGTTTGGCAAAAGCATTCCAAAAAGCTTTCAAAGATAAAGGCGGAAAGCTTTTAAAGAAAATAAAAATTACCTCTGGTGATAAAGATTTTAAAGCAGTTGTTTCTCAAATAAAACAGTTAAACCCTGACTTCTTATTCTTACCTTTATATCACCCTGAGGCTTCAATGATTGCAAGACAATCTAAACAATTAGGTTTAACAAAACCAATGTTTAGTGGAGACGGTGTTGCAAACCAAACTTTTATAGATTTAGGTGGAGATGCTGTTGAAGGTTATATGTTTACCGACTTTTTTGATTCAACAAATCCTCCTTCTCAAACTTCAGCTGATTTCGTAGCATTTCATGAAAAAGAGACAGGTAAAAAAGAGGTTAACTCATTTACTGCTTTGGGAGCTGATTCATATAATATCTTGATTGATGCAATGAATAGATGTGAAGATCCGACTGACTCTGTTTGTGTTAACAAAGAGATTAAAAAAACAAAAGATTTTGACGGTGTTTCAGGTAAAATCAGTATTGATAAAAACGGTAACGCAATTAGATCGGCAGTTATCAAAGAGATTAAAAGTGGTAAAGCTGGATATAAAGCTACAGTAAATCCATAA
- a CDS encoding tetrahydrodipicolinate N-succinyltransferase N-terminal domain-containing protein, which produces MAFTKDDFKNKIEEIQKESWYKQPLGFGIARVDRGQLNKDKILQATFPVVNWKENYGSAAVFLNALKEAGIEVDTSKSEFVCSVSDAFLTSCIETFRPYIPEAKGQDHKNVQIVSKLASLPIDTGFTEDDYKVVFIFEDETVQSVEAAYLKLYALSSGKAALRSLNLNGIFGTLHNCAWVGNKPVELDWLRENEISLKLTGKYPEITMVDKFPRFLSHIIPADNVRILETSKVRFGAQLAGGTTVMPGAAYINFNAGTEGAVMVEGRISSSAKVGAGSDVGGGASILGVLSGTDGVPVTIGENTLLGANSCTGTAIGDGCILDAGVTILPGTKITLSEKAVEALKEINPGKEISTSMKGSDFQGVNGVHFRVNSTTGQTIAMRSTREVKLNADLH; this is translated from the coding sequence ATGGCATTTACAAAAGATGATTTTAAAAATAAAATTGAAGAGATTCAAAAAGAGTCTTGGTATAAACAACCTTTAGGGTTTGGTATAGCAAGAGTTGATAGAGGACAATTAAATAAAGATAAAATTTTACAAGCAACATTCCCTGTAGTAAACTGGAAAGAAAACTACGGTTCGGCAGCAGTTTTTCTTAACGCATTAAAAGAAGCGGGAATTGAAGTTGATACTTCAAAATCAGAATTTGTTTGTAGTGTTAGTGATGCATTTTTAACTTCTTGTATAGAGACTTTTAGACCATATATTCCTGAGGCAAAAGGGCAAGATCATAAAAATGTTCAAATAGTTTCAAAATTAGCTTCATTGCCTATTGATACAGGTTTTACCGAAGATGATTATAAAGTAGTATTTATTTTTGAAGACGAAACAGTTCAGTCGGTTGAAGCGGCATATTTAAAACTTTACGCTCTTTCTTCAGGAAAAGCAGCACTTAGAAGTTTAAATTTAAATGGAATTTTCGGAACACTTCACAACTGTGCATGGGTTGGAAACAAACCTGTTGAATTGGATTGGTTAAGAGAAAATGAAATTTCATTGAAATTGACAGGAAAATATCCTGAAATTACAATGGTTGATAAATTCCCTAGATTCTTATCTCATATTATTCCTGCTGATAACGTAAGAATTTTAGAGACTAGCAAAGTAAGATTCGGTGCTCAGTTAGCAGGTGGAACTACTGTTATGCCGGGTGCTGCATATATTAACTTTAATGCTGGAACTGAAGGTGCAGTAATGGTAGAAGGAAGAATCTCATCTTCTGCAAAAGTCGGAGCAGGTTCTGATGTAGGGGGAGGAGCTTCTATTTTAGGTGTTCTTTCAGGAACAGACGGAGTTCCCGTTACAATAGGGGAAAATACGCTTCTTGGTGCAAACTCTTGTACCGGTACTGCTATTGGTGACGGTTGTATTCTTGATGCAGGTGTTACAATCTTGCCCGGAACAAAAATTACACTTTCTGAAAAAGCTGTAGAAGCATTAAAAGAGATAAATCCAGGTAAAGAGATATCTACTTCAATGAAAGGTTCTGATTTCCAAGGTGTAAACGGAGTACACTTTAGAGTTAACTCTACAACAGGTCAAACAATTGCAATGAGATCTACAAGAGAAGTTAAACTTAACGCAGACCTTCACTAA
- a CDS encoding branched-chain amino acid ABC transporter permease gives MDILTFMQQMVNGFSLGSMYALIAIGYTMVYGVLRLINFAHGDIMMVGAFLGYTFMAVFNLPFSLTILLSVVFAALLGILMDKIAYKPLREAPRISLLITAIGISFFLENAFTVFAGGVPRAFPVPSYMENIFNVAGLTFSASSITVPIVTMILLLAILYVLYKTKYGMAIRALSFDIKTVNLMGVDANMIIAIVFGLGSALAAVGGIFWAVNYPSVEPMMGVLVGLKAFAAAVVGGIGSVTGAVIGGFIIGFTEVVVITFFPELGGYKDAFAFVFLILVLLFKPTGIMGEDLEKSRF, from the coding sequence ATGGATATATTAACATTTATGCAACAAATGGTTAATGGATTCTCTTTAGGATCTATGTATGCCTTAATTGCAATTGGTTATACGATGGTGTACGGTGTTTTAAGGCTTATAAACTTTGCACACGGTGATATTATGATGGTTGGTGCCTTTTTAGGTTATACTTTTATGGCAGTATTTAATTTACCTTTCTCTTTGACTATATTACTTTCTGTAGTATTCGCTGCTTTACTTGGAATTTTGATGGATAAAATTGCATATAAACCATTAAGAGAAGCTCCTAGAATCTCACTTTTAATTACTGCAATAGGTATCTCTTTTTTCTTGGAAAATGCTTTTACGGTATTTGCCGGCGGTGTTCCAAGAGCTTTTCCTGTTCCTTCTTATATGGAAAATATTTTTAATGTTGCAGGGCTTACTTTTTCTGCCTCATCTATAACTGTTCCTATTGTAACAATGATTCTTTTATTGGCAATTTTGTATGTATTATATAAAACAAAATACGGAATGGCAATCAGAGCTTTATCTTTTGATATAAAAACAGTTAATTTAATGGGTGTTGATGCAAATATGATTATTGCGATTGTTTTTGGTTTAGGTTCTGCACTTGCAGCAGTAGGTGGAATTTTCTGGGCGGTAAATTATCCTTCTGTTGAACCTATGATGGGAGTTTTAGTAGGACTTAAAGCCTTTGCAGCAGCAGTCGTAGGCGGTATAGGTTCCGTAACGGGAGCTGTTATAGGAGGTTTTATAATTGGATTTACGGAAGTTGTAGTTATTACGTTTTTCCCTGAACTTGGCGGATATAAAGATGCTTTTGCTTTTGTATTTTTAATTTTGGTATTACTGTTTAAGCCTACAGGTATTATGGGCGAAGATTTAGAAAAAAGTAGGTTTTAG
- the hypE gene encoding hydrogenase expression/formation protein HypE encodes MTNITLAHGNGGQENNELITKIFYKAFKNDILAKSEDAAVIENGNLAFSTDSFTVSPIEFPGSNIGKLSICGTCNDLAMMGASPKYLTCSVIIEEGFDVKTLKRLVSSMEEELKINGAVVVSGDTKVVPKGSVDKIFINTTGIGEIKQKGISSNNIQEDDVILVSNSIGKHGATIFAAREGIDFSTNLKSDCASLWPVVEKLIDENIQIRALRDATRGGVSAVLNEWAKQSDICIEIEEEKIPVCDEVNGVCELLGFEALSLANEGTFVMAVSKEQVSKALEILKSMQTSKEAVVIGEVTSKHKGKVVLNTAWGTQRFIDLPTGELLPRIC; translated from the coding sequence ATGACTAATATTACCCTAGCTCACGGAAACGGCGGGCAAGAAAACAATGAATTAATTACTAAAATTTTTTATAAAGCCTTTAAAAACGATATTTTGGCAAAAAGTGAAGATGCAGCTGTTATAGAAAACGGTAACTTAGCTTTTAGTACCGATTCTTTTACCGTAAGTCCAATAGAGTTTCCTGGCTCAAATATAGGAAAACTCTCAATTTGCGGAACTTGCAATGATTTAGCCATGATGGGTGCAAGTCCTAAATATCTTACTTGTTCTGTGATTATAGAAGAGGGCTTTGATGTAAAAACTTTGAAAAGATTAGTTTCAAGTATGGAAGAAGAGCTTAAAATAAACGGTGCTGTTGTTGTAAGCGGAGATACAAAAGTAGTTCCAAAAGGAAGCGTAGATAAAATTTTTATAAACACAACAGGAATAGGAGAGATAAAACAAAAAGGTATTTCTTCAAATAATATCCAAGAAGATGACGTAATCCTTGTCTCTAACTCTATAGGAAAACACGGAGCCACTATTTTTGCAGCAAGGGAAGGAATAGATTTTTCGACAAATTTAAAATCCGATTGTGCTTCACTTTGGCCGGTAGTAGAAAAACTTATTGATGAAAATATTCAAATAAGAGCTTTAAGAGATGCTACAAGAGGCGGAGTTAGTGCAGTTTTAAATGAATGGGCGAAACAATCGGATATTTGTATCGAAATTGAAGAAGAAAAAATTCCCGTATGTGATGAGGTAAACGGAGTTTGTGAGCTTTTGGGTTTTGAAGCTTTAAGTCTTGCAAATGAAGGAACTTTTGTTATGGCTGTTTCTAAAGAACAAGTTTCAAAAGCTTTAGAAATTTTAAAATCAATGCAGACCTCAAAAGAGGCTGTAGTAATAGGCGAAGTAACTTCAAAACATAAAGGAAAGGTTGTATTAAATACAGCTTGGGGAACACAAAGATTTATTGATTTGCCTACAGGTGAATTATTGCCAAGGATTTGTTAA